One window of the Amycolatopsis mediterranei genome contains the following:
- a CDS encoding VOC family protein produces the protein MLRGMATVTYYAEDLEAAKAWYAEFLGVEPYFDVPGYSEFRIGDYRHELGIIDRKYAPFTHAEPGGEIVRWHVDNLEATFARLLELGAKEYEPIIERGPGFVTASVVDPFGNVLGIMTNVHYLAVLAERS, from the coding sequence ATGCTGCGAGGAATGGCCACCGTGACGTACTACGCCGAGGACCTCGAGGCCGCGAAGGCCTGGTACGCGGAGTTCCTGGGGGTCGAGCCGTACTTCGACGTCCCCGGGTACTCCGAGTTCCGCATCGGCGACTACCGGCACGAACTCGGCATCATCGACCGCAAGTACGCCCCGTTCACGCACGCCGAACCGGGCGGCGAGATCGTCCGCTGGCACGTCGACAACCTCGAAGCGACGTTCGCGCGCCTCCTGGAGCTGGGCGCGAAGGAGTACGAGCCGATCATCGAACGCGGGCCCGGGTTCGTGACGGCCTCGGTCGTCGACCCGTTCGGCAACGTCCTCGGGATCATGACGAACGTGCACTATCTCGCGGTGCTGGCGGAACGCTCATGA
- a CDS encoding helix-turn-helix domain-containing protein encodes MATPFATPRARALGFGLRTCREARNLGVRQLARKIGVHAQELSNWEYGKRIPKVEQVALLMGALVVEPGERARLLDLARSAHEPSWLEKRVPGVAPSVSSYAEHERAATAIFDWEPAVIPGLFQTPDYIRALLSGQEQPDQIERIVHARMARREVLARYHPLDYHVVVGEGALRAEVGGVPVMAEQLQHLLHVSMRRNIRLQVLPVRASAQAITHNFGVLEFEALPAIVFVELYRASAYLYDADQVASYRAAAKTMAASAMDEHESGEFIREVIADLGEAA; translated from the coding sequence ATGGCGACACCCTTCGCGACACCCCGGGCGAGAGCGCTCGGGTTCGGGCTGCGCACCTGCCGGGAAGCGCGGAATCTCGGCGTGCGGCAACTGGCCCGGAAGATCGGCGTGCATGCGCAGGAGCTGTCCAACTGGGAGTACGGCAAGCGGATTCCCAAGGTGGAACAGGTGGCGCTGCTGATGGGGGCGCTCGTCGTGGAGCCGGGGGAGCGGGCGAGGTTGCTGGACCTGGCTCGCTCGGCCCACGAGCCGAGCTGGCTGGAGAAGAGGGTGCCCGGTGTGGCGCCGAGTGTTTCGAGCTATGCCGAGCACGAGCGCGCGGCAACGGCGATCTTCGATTGGGAGCCCGCGGTGATCCCGGGACTTTTCCAGACCCCGGACTACATCCGGGCCTTGCTGAGCGGCCAGGAGCAGCCTGATCAGATCGAGCGGATCGTGCATGCGCGGATGGCGCGGCGGGAAGTGCTGGCGAGATACCACCCGCTCGACTACCACGTGGTGGTGGGCGAGGGCGCTCTGCGGGCCGAGGTCGGCGGTGTGCCGGTGATGGCGGAGCAGCTTCAGCACCTGCTGCACGTTTCGATGCGGCGGAATATCCGGCTTCAGGTGCTCCCGGTGCGGGCTAGTGCGCAGGCGATCACCCACAATTTCGGTGTGCTCGAGTTCGAGGCCCTCCCGGCGATTGTTTTCGTGGAGCTCTACCGGGCGAGCGCCTACCTCTACGATGCTGATCAGGTGGCCAGTTACCGCGCGGCGGCGAAGACCATGGCGGCCTCGGCGATGGACGAGCACGAGAGCGGCGAGTTCATCCGGGAGGTGATCGCCGACTTGGGAGAGGCAGCATGA
- a CDS encoding AMP-binding protein has product MRDDVVEASAVVGHPPDVVWQIVGSPEWYSRFVPEISWCEIQEPAGRGRGPKAVVRIVPARGPMLETQMQAVVYRPGEHVVWCGVPDEGTWVSLELRPLAGGQTELFVRMMLPPSYLELVSTIKKDVRALARRLDLHLAGEHDPGTESETNKATKLRTTSILLRAGVVSAGRPDKVARQLNSLAQWGATVAGGYQAAAARVPDELALHDERSVRTFRQVQERSDRLANALSELGVVERDRIALMCRNHAAMIESFVAASKLGADVILLNTGLSAASVKDVLAEHQPSAVLADDEFAQTIANVPGDFARISTWPDADAGYPTVDELIHAAPADRPKPVERPGRLIVLTSGTTGTPKGARRPTPKGLGTAAAILDRIPLRSGDRLLVAAPLFHTWGLAAMQIGMALRASLALIRKFDAEETLRTIAEQKCDALFAVPIMLQRIMDLPERIRARYDLSSLRIVASSGSAMSGPFVTSFMDTFGDVLYNFYGSTEVSWASIADPADLRAAPTTAGRCPLGTRLAILDEDRKPVPPGGEGQIFVGNDMLFEGYTSGTDPARAADMMASGDVGYLDAAGRLFVTGRADEMIVSGGENVFPRPVEEALVALPGVHDAAVVGVADAEWGQRLAAYVVPRRGASLHAEDIRQYIHHRLARFAVPRDVYFVPDLPRNATGKILKRLLHDDTWPATSEY; this is encoded by the coding sequence ATGCGTGACGATGTGGTCGAGGCGAGTGCCGTGGTCGGACACCCGCCCGACGTGGTGTGGCAGATCGTCGGATCGCCGGAGTGGTACTCGCGGTTCGTGCCGGAGATCAGCTGGTGCGAGATCCAGGAGCCGGCCGGGCGCGGGCGCGGCCCGAAGGCCGTGGTCCGGATCGTCCCGGCGCGGGGACCGATGCTCGAGACGCAGATGCAGGCCGTCGTCTACCGGCCGGGCGAGCACGTCGTGTGGTGCGGCGTCCCCGACGAGGGCACCTGGGTCTCCCTGGAGCTGAGACCGCTGGCCGGTGGCCAGACCGAGCTGTTCGTGCGGATGATGCTGCCGCCGTCGTACCTGGAACTGGTGTCGACGATCAAGAAGGACGTCCGCGCCCTCGCCCGGCGCCTCGACCTGCACCTGGCCGGGGAGCACGACCCCGGCACCGAGAGCGAGACCAACAAGGCCACCAAGCTGCGCACCACGAGCATCCTGCTGCGCGCCGGGGTGGTCAGCGCCGGGCGGCCGGACAAAGTCGCGCGCCAGCTGAACTCCCTCGCGCAGTGGGGCGCCACGGTCGCGGGCGGCTACCAGGCCGCGGCGGCCCGCGTCCCGGACGAGCTCGCCCTGCACGACGAACGCAGCGTCCGCACCTTCCGCCAGGTCCAGGAGCGCAGCGACCGGCTCGCCAACGCGCTGAGCGAACTCGGCGTCGTCGAACGCGACCGGATCGCGCTGATGTGCCGCAACCACGCCGCGATGATCGAGTCGTTCGTCGCGGCCAGCAAGCTCGGTGCCGACGTCATCCTGCTGAACACCGGCCTGTCCGCCGCCTCGGTCAAGGACGTGCTCGCCGAGCACCAGCCCTCCGCCGTGCTGGCCGACGACGAGTTCGCCCAGACGATCGCGAACGTGCCGGGCGACTTCGCGCGGATCAGCACCTGGCCGGACGCCGACGCCGGCTACCCCACCGTCGACGAGCTGATCCACGCCGCACCCGCCGACCGCCCGAAGCCGGTCGAGCGGCCCGGCCGGCTGATCGTGCTCACCTCCGGCACCACCGGGACGCCGAAGGGCGCGCGGCGCCCCACGCCGAAGGGGCTGGGTACCGCCGCGGCGATCCTCGACCGGATCCCGCTGCGCTCCGGCGACCGGCTGCTCGTGGCCGCGCCGCTGTTCCACACATGGGGCCTCGCCGCGATGCAGATCGGGATGGCGCTGCGGGCGTCGCTCGCGCTGATCCGCAAGTTCGACGCCGAAGAGACGTTGCGGACGATCGCCGAGCAGAAGTGCGACGCGCTGTTCGCCGTGCCGATCATGCTGCAGCGGATCATGGACCTGCCCGAGCGGATCCGCGCGCGCTACGACCTGTCGTCGCTGCGGATCGTGGCCAGCAGCGGCTCGGCGATGTCCGGGCCGTTCGTGACGTCGTTCATGGACACCTTCGGCGACGTCCTCTACAACTTCTACGGCTCGACCGAGGTGTCCTGGGCCAGCATCGCCGACCCGGCCGACCTGCGCGCGGCACCGACGACGGCCGGCCGCTGCCCGCTCGGCACGCGGCTGGCGATCCTGGACGAGGACCGCAAGCCGGTGCCGCCGGGCGGCGAGGGCCAGATCTTCGTCGGCAACGACATGCTGTTCGAGGGCTACACGAGCGGAACGGACCCGGCTCGCGCGGCGGACATGATGGCCAGCGGCGACGTCGGCTACCTCGACGCGGCGGGCCGCCTGTTCGTCACCGGCCGGGCCGACGAAATGATCGTCTCGGGCGGCGAGAACGTGTTTCCCCGCCCGGTGGAAGAGGCGCTGGTGGCGCTCCCGGGCGTGCACGACGCGGCGGTGGTCGGCGTGGCGGACGCGGAGTGGGGCCAGCGCTTGGCGGCGTACGTCGTCCCGCGCCGGGGTGCGTCGCTGCACGCGGAGGACATCCGCCAGTACATCCACCACCGCCTGGCTCGCTTCGCGGTGCCGCGGGACGTGTATTTCGTCCCGGACCTGCCCCGCAACGCGACGGGCAAGATCCTCAAGCGCCTCCTCCACGACGACACCTGGCCGGCGACCAGCGAATACTGA
- a CDS encoding ATP-binding protein: MTAPATVLRPHAEQDHAAELAALAAADERAKPPNWNLSPWAVVEYLLGGTLPDGTVITPKYVGPRRLIEVAVATLATDRALLLLGVPGTAKTWVSEHLSAAISGDSTLLVQGTAGTSEESIRYGWNYARLIAEGPSAAALVESPVLRAMRDGKLARLEELTRIPADVQDSLITILSEKTLPVPELGTEVQARPGFNLIATANNRDKGVNELSSALRRRFNTVVLPLPDSAEAEVEIVSRRVAELGTALQLPAEAAELAEIRRVVTVFRELRSGRTEDGRTAVKSPSGTLSTAEAISVLTGGLALATHFGDGVLRPHDIAAGIHGAVVKDPVADRAIWIEYLETVVRERDGWADFYRAGQELS; this comes from the coding sequence ATGACCGCCCCCGCCACCGTCCTCCGGCCGCACGCCGAGCAGGACCACGCCGCCGAGCTGGCCGCGCTGGCCGCCGCCGACGAACGGGCGAAGCCGCCGAACTGGAACCTCTCGCCCTGGGCCGTCGTCGAGTACCTGCTCGGCGGCACCCTGCCGGACGGCACGGTGATCACGCCGAAGTACGTCGGTCCGCGGCGGCTGATCGAGGTCGCGGTCGCCACGCTCGCCACCGACCGCGCGCTGCTGCTGCTCGGCGTGCCCGGCACGGCGAAGACGTGGGTGTCGGAGCACCTCTCGGCGGCCATCAGCGGCGATTCGACGCTGCTGGTGCAGGGCACCGCGGGCACGTCCGAGGAGTCGATCCGCTACGGCTGGAACTACGCCCGGCTGATCGCCGAGGGCCCAAGCGCCGCCGCCCTCGTCGAAAGCCCGGTGCTGCGCGCGATGCGGGACGGCAAGCTGGCCCGGCTCGAGGAGCTGACGCGCATCCCCGCCGACGTCCAGGACTCGCTGATCACGATCCTGTCCGAGAAGACGCTGCCGGTCCCGGAACTGGGCACCGAGGTGCAGGCCCGGCCGGGCTTCAACCTGATCGCAACGGCCAACAACCGCGACAAGGGCGTCAACGAGCTGTCCAGCGCGCTGCGGCGGCGGTTCAACACGGTCGTGCTGCCGCTGCCGGACAGCGCCGAGGCGGAGGTCGAGATCGTCAGCAGGCGGGTCGCCGAGCTGGGCACGGCGCTGCAGCTGCCCGCGGAGGCCGCCGAGCTGGCCGAGATCCGCCGCGTGGTCACGGTGTTCCGCGAGCTGCGCTCGGGCCGCACCGAAGACGGCCGCACGGCGGTGAAGTCACCGTCCGGCACGCTGTCGACCGCGGAGGCGATCAGCGTGCTCACCGGCGGGCTCGCCCTGGCCACCCACTTCGGCGACGGCGTCCTGCGCCCGCACGACATCGCGGCGGGCATCCACGGCGCGGTGGTCAAGGACCCGGTGGCCGACCGCGCGATCTGGATCGAATACCTGGAGACCGTGGTCCGCGAACGCGACGGCTGGGCCGACTTCTACCGGGCGGGCCAGGAGCTTTCGTGA
- a CDS encoding helix-turn-helix transcriptional regulator: MRADRLVATLLLMQTRGRVTAAELAAELEISVATARRDLEALSAAGVPVYPQPGRGGGWQLVGGARTDLSGLSAREAQALFLLAGPAAAGAPEVKSALRKLMGALPGTFRADAEAAAEAVVVDQAGWGERPKDRPPMVSLLRDAVIARRRVRLAYAGREKSERLVDPWGLVDKDDVWYLVAGTAKGRRTFRVDRIVSATPTDEPADRPSDFELAAVWQEVVEEMEKRRSLLSADVVLGRRHFGVLQDRFGRHCELVAELPGERVRARVAAPAPVMIAQELAGWGALVEVEGPASVQAELARLGAELVARYRT, translated from the coding sequence ATGCGCGCCGACCGCCTCGTGGCCACCCTCCTGCTGATGCAGACGCGCGGCCGCGTCACGGCCGCCGAACTGGCGGCGGAGCTGGAGATCTCCGTCGCCACCGCACGCCGTGACCTCGAAGCCCTCTCGGCGGCCGGGGTGCCCGTCTACCCCCAGCCGGGCCGCGGCGGCGGCTGGCAGCTCGTCGGCGGCGCGCGCACCGATCTCTCCGGCCTGAGCGCCCGCGAGGCGCAGGCGCTCTTCCTGCTGGCCGGTCCGGCCGCGGCGGGCGCTCCCGAGGTCAAATCGGCGCTGCGGAAGCTGATGGGCGCCCTGCCCGGCACGTTCCGGGCGGACGCCGAGGCGGCGGCGGAGGCGGTCGTCGTCGACCAGGCCGGCTGGGGCGAGCGCCCGAAGGACCGGCCGCCGATGGTCTCGCTGCTGCGGGACGCCGTCATCGCCCGTCGCCGGGTCCGGCTCGCGTACGCCGGGCGCGAGAAGTCCGAGCGGCTCGTGGATCCGTGGGGCCTGGTCGACAAGGACGACGTCTGGTACCTGGTCGCGGGGACGGCGAAGGGCCGCCGCACCTTCCGCGTCGACCGGATCGTCTCGGCCACTCCGACCGACGAGCCCGCGGACCGGCCGTCGGACTTCGAGCTGGCGGCGGTCTGGCAGGAGGTCGTCGAAGAGATGGAGAAGCGCCGCTCACTGCTGAGTGCGGACGTGGTGCTCGGCCGCCGGCACTTCGGGGTGCTCCAGGACCGGTTCGGACGGCACTGCGAGCTGGTCGCCGAGCTGCCCGGGGAGCGGGTCCGCGCGCGGGTGGCCGCGCCGGCGCCGGTCATGATCGCGCAGGAGCTGGCCGGGTGGGGCGCACTGGTCGAGGTCGAGGGCCCGGCGTCGGTGCAGGCGGAACTGGCCCGGCTCGGTGCGGAGCTGGTCGCGCGCTATCGGACGTGA
- a CDS encoding MFS transporter: MSQPHRSAIAKIVGASLIGTTIEWYDFFLYTSAAALVFNKLFFPTANPLTGTLLAFLTYAVGFLARPVGGLVFGHFGDRLGRKKLLVVSLVLMGGSTCLMGVLPTYATAGVLAPILLTLLRLVQGFALGGEWGGAVLIVSEHGDDRRRGFWASWPQCGAPGGNLLATAVLAILSATQSDATFMSWGWRVPFLLSGVLLLIGLWIRLAVAESPVFLAAQRQAEARAEKHVPVVEVFRNSWRQVLITIGARMAENVSYYVITAFILVYVTTGLHLPKGVGLTAVLIGSAVHFVTIPLWGALSDRVGRRPVYLFGAIGMALWGFAFFALLDTKSSAVIVLATTVGLVLHGAMYGPQAAFFAEQFPTRVRYTGLSVGGQLSSIAAGAVAPLIAVALFSSWGSTVPVSLYVAAMCLITVIALLSARETRGESLQDDVEAETATVSPTVPIVTNPTTATAE, from the coding sequence GTGAGCCAACCCCACCGGTCGGCGATCGCCAAGATCGTCGGCGCGAGCCTGATCGGCACCACCATCGAGTGGTACGACTTCTTCCTCTACACCTCGGCCGCCGCCCTTGTCTTCAACAAGCTGTTCTTCCCGACGGCGAACCCGCTCACCGGCACGCTGCTGGCGTTCCTGACCTACGCCGTCGGCTTCCTCGCCCGCCCGGTCGGCGGCCTGGTCTTCGGCCACTTCGGCGACCGGCTCGGCCGGAAGAAACTCCTGGTCGTCAGCCTCGTGCTGATGGGCGGCTCGACCTGCCTGATGGGCGTCCTGCCGACGTACGCCACCGCGGGTGTCCTGGCGCCGATCCTGCTCACGCTGCTCCGGCTCGTCCAGGGCTTCGCGCTCGGCGGGGAATGGGGCGGGGCCGTCCTGATCGTCTCCGAACACGGCGACGACCGCCGCCGCGGTTTCTGGGCGAGCTGGCCGCAGTGCGGCGCGCCCGGCGGGAACCTGCTGGCCACCGCGGTGCTGGCGATCCTCTCGGCCACCCAGTCCGACGCGACGTTCATGTCGTGGGGCTGGCGCGTCCCGTTCCTGCTCTCGGGCGTGCTGCTGCTGATCGGGCTGTGGATCCGGCTGGCCGTCGCCGAGTCGCCGGTCTTCCTGGCGGCTCAGCGCCAGGCCGAGGCGCGCGCCGAGAAGCACGTGCCGGTGGTCGAGGTCTTCCGCAACAGCTGGCGGCAGGTGCTGATCACGATCGGCGCGCGGATGGCCGAGAACGTCTCGTACTACGTGATCACCGCGTTCATCCTGGTGTACGTCACGACCGGGCTGCACCTGCCGAAGGGCGTCGGCCTGACCGCGGTGCTGATCGGCTCCGCCGTGCACTTCGTGACGATCCCGCTGTGGGGTGCGCTGTCCGACCGCGTCGGCCGCCGTCCGGTCTACCTGTTCGGCGCGATCGGGATGGCGTTGTGGGGCTTCGCGTTCTTCGCGCTGCTCGACACGAAGTCGTCGGCGGTGATCGTGCTGGCCACGACCGTCGGGCTGGTGTTGCACGGCGCGATGTACGGCCCGCAGGCCGCGTTCTTCGCCGAGCAGTTCCCGACCCGGGTGCGCTACACCGGCCTTTCCGTCGGCGGCCAGCTCTCGTCGATCGCCGCCGGGGCCGTCGCGCCGCTGATCGCCGTCGCGCTGTTCTCCAGCTGGGGCAGCACCGTGCCGGTGTCGCTGTACGTCGCGGCGATGTGCCTGATCACGGTGATCGCGCTGCTTTCGGCCCGGGAAACCCGCGGCGAATCGCTGCAGGACGACGTCGAGGCGGAGACGGCGACCGTTTCGCCCACTGTGCCGATCGTTACTAATCCGACCACAGCCACGGCCGAATGA
- a CDS encoding DUF397 domain-containing protein: MTWRKSSYSATQDKCVEVALGPAAKIRDTKDRSGGTLEISTRSWGALLSALCRPNTLDLPQM, encoded by the coding sequence ATGACCTGGCGGAAGTCCAGCTACAGCGCGACTCAAGACAAGTGCGTCGAAGTGGCGCTCGGACCTGCGGCAAAAATCCGCGACACCAAGGACCGCTCCGGCGGCACCCTCGAAATCTCCACCCGATCGTGGGGCGCCTTACTCTCCGCATTGTGTCGGCCGAACACACTGGATCTTCCCCAGATGTAG
- a CDS encoding PadR family transcriptional regulator, which yields MLTDAELTVLGLVVERPRHGYELDEVVSERGMRDWTALGFSSIYYVLGKLREKGLVAEVAGERPHPKAKKTFTATEAGRKACAAAAEAAVAELRPVHPPVLVGLANSPAVPPERLAAALARRAEAVKERLAEVRRAAAAQEHAPPFVRAIFDYSIAQLEAEARWLEGMT from the coding sequence GTGCTGACCGACGCGGAACTGACGGTGCTCGGCCTGGTGGTCGAGCGGCCGAGGCACGGCTACGAGCTGGACGAAGTCGTCTCGGAGCGCGGCATGCGCGACTGGACGGCCCTCGGCTTCAGCTCGATCTACTACGTCCTGGGGAAACTCCGCGAGAAAGGCCTGGTCGCCGAGGTCGCGGGCGAACGCCCGCACCCCAAGGCCAAAAAGACGTTCACGGCCACCGAAGCGGGCCGCAAAGCGTGCGCGGCGGCCGCCGAAGCCGCCGTCGCGGAGCTGCGCCCGGTGCACCCGCCGGTGCTCGTCGGCCTGGCGAACAGCCCGGCCGTGCCGCCCGAACGCCTTGCGGCCGCGCTGGCCCGGCGCGCGGAAGCCGTAAAAGAGCGGCTGGCCGAGGTCCGCCGCGCGGCCGCGGCCCAGGAACACGCCCCGCCGTTCGTCCGCGCGATCTTCGACTACTCCATCGCCCAACTCGAGGCGGAAGCCCGGTGGCTGGAAGGAATGACCTGA
- a CDS encoding DUF5691 domain-containing protein: MKAWEDLVGTALLGTRRRALDPAAQPAAVRELIAGRADPAEQLLTAAAVLSTYRRAGRRPLHDVRPLPVAAADERPFVPPPARERLGRLLAASHPDLLLEWLGIVAGTGYRVPPETLPLLAEAARTKVALRGPLAAVAGSVGAWLGQRNPDWAFLAAPAEESGDVWQYGSLAQRRRWLGTKLAQDPDAAREALTTSWKTEPADIRADFLGVLAGHVRAGDEAFLEAALADRAAAVREQAADLLGRLPGTRYGRSMAERLRPLVHRRDRVLTVSLPSGDRGDGTVRLRTLVAAAPLSFWAEFGPPAEVVRMAVEGCPAAVLRDSWATATLRQRDETWAQALIGADPGGRTTPPLLGVLSPAGQAATVGHLVSRLPVESFARLVHELPRPWTKELGTALLDWIARQDDHRLVSHAAVVIARAVPPQCLRHPLATTRLTMDAGPWRRALTETLNFRREMYEELA; the protein is encoded by the coding sequence ATGAAGGCCTGGGAAGACCTCGTCGGCACCGCCCTGCTCGGCACCCGGCGGCGCGCCCTGGACCCCGCCGCCCAGCCGGCCGCCGTCCGAGAGCTCATCGCCGGCCGTGCCGATCCCGCCGAACAGCTGCTCACCGCCGCGGCCGTGCTCAGCACCTACCGGCGGGCCGGGCGGCGGCCGCTGCACGACGTCCGGCCACTCCCCGTGGCCGCCGCCGACGAACGGCCCTTCGTGCCGCCGCCGGCCCGGGAGCGGCTCGGCCGGCTGCTCGCCGCCAGTCACCCCGACCTCCTGCTCGAGTGGCTCGGCATCGTGGCAGGCACCGGCTACCGCGTGCCGCCGGAAACCCTGCCGCTGCTCGCCGAGGCCGCGCGCACCAAGGTCGCCCTGCGCGGGCCGCTGGCGGCCGTCGCCGGGTCCGTCGGCGCCTGGCTCGGGCAGCGGAACCCCGACTGGGCGTTCCTGGCCGCGCCTGCCGAAGAATCCGGAGACGTCTGGCAGTACGGCAGCCTCGCCCAGCGCCGCCGGTGGCTCGGCACCAAGCTCGCCCAGGATCCCGACGCCGCCCGCGAAGCCCTCACCACGTCGTGGAAGACCGAGCCCGCCGACATCCGCGCCGACTTCCTCGGCGTCCTCGCCGGGCATGTCCGGGCCGGCGACGAAGCCTTCCTCGAGGCTGCGCTCGCCGATCGGGCCGCCGCCGTCCGCGAACAGGCCGCCGATCTGCTCGGCCGGCTGCCGGGCACGCGCTACGGCCGGAGCATGGCCGAACGGCTGCGCCCGCTGGTCCACCGCCGGGACCGGGTGCTCACCGTCTCCCTGCCCTCCGGCGATCGCGGCGACGGCACCGTCCGGCTGCGCACCCTCGTCGCGGCCGCGCCGCTGTCCTTCTGGGCCGAGTTCGGCCCGCCGGCCGAGGTCGTGCGGATGGCCGTCGAAGGCTGCCCGGCCGCCGTGCTGCGGGACTCCTGGGCCACCGCCACCCTGCGCCAGCGCGACGAAACCTGGGCGCAGGCCCTCATCGGCGCCGACCCCGGCGGGCGCACCACGCCGCCGCTGCTCGGGGTGCTGAGCCCGGCCGGCCAGGCCGCCACGGTCGGGCACCTGGTGAGCCGGCTGCCCGTCGAATCGTTCGCGCGGCTGGTGCACGAACTGCCCCGGCCGTGGACGAAGGAACTCGGCACCGCGCTGCTCGACTGGATCGCCCGTCAGGACGACCACCGCCTGGTTTCGCACGCCGCCGTCGTGATCGCGCGCGCGGTGCCGCCGCAGTGCCTGCGCCACCCGCTGGCCACCACCCGCCTGACCATGGACGCCGGGCCGTGGCGCCGGGCGCTCACCGAAACGCTGAACTTCCGCCGCGAAATGTACGAGGAGCTCGCATGA
- a CDS encoding GyrI-like domain-containing protein: MPYDVKKDLKQLYAPKNTDWALVDVPEQRFLAIDGRGNPNTAESYRKAVEALYGFAYTIKMVAKQRGEDFVVGPLEGLWWAEDYAAFTVRAKDSWQWTMLIAQPEWIGEDAVEEARETVRRKKKLEAPVRLEKLHEGRCAQALHIGSYDDEGPLLARLHDEYLAAQGLKPTGLHHEVYLGDPRRVEPAKLRTVLRQPVG, translated from the coding sequence ATGCCCTACGACGTCAAGAAGGACCTGAAGCAGCTCTACGCGCCCAAGAACACCGACTGGGCCCTGGTGGACGTCCCCGAACAGCGGTTCCTCGCGATCGACGGCCGCGGCAACCCGAACACGGCGGAGAGCTACCGGAAAGCCGTCGAAGCGCTCTACGGCTTCGCCTACACGATCAAAATGGTGGCGAAGCAGCGCGGTGAGGACTTCGTCGTGGGCCCGTTGGAGGGCCTGTGGTGGGCCGAGGACTACGCGGCTTTCACCGTGCGCGCCAAGGATTCCTGGCAGTGGACCATGCTCATCGCGCAACCGGAGTGGATCGGCGAAGACGCCGTCGAGGAGGCCCGGGAAACGGTGCGGCGCAAGAAGAAACTCGAGGCGCCGGTGCGGTTGGAGAAGCTGCACGAGGGCCGCTGTGCGCAGGCGCTGCACATCGGGTCGTACGACGACGAAGGTCCGCTGCTGGCCCGCCTGCACGACGAATACCTTGCGGCGCAAGGCCTGAAGCCGACCGGCTTGCACCACGAGGTGTACCTCGGTGATCCGAGACGGGTGGAGCCCGCGAAGCTGCGGACGGTGCTGCGCCAGCCGGTCGGCTAG
- a CDS encoding 3-hydroxybutyrate dehydrogenase codes for MTSDLDGRTALVTGGASGIGLACVRALAAAGAKVHVVDIDEHRTEAVASEVGGWAHVADLTDPTSIDALPAEVDVLVNNAGIQHVAPLEDFPPEVFTRIQALMVTAPFLLIRHTLPAMYARGWGRIVNMSSVHGLRASAFKAAYVAAKHGLEGLSKVAALEGAEHGVTSNCVNPGYVRTPLVDGQIDAQAAEHDIPREDVVAEVLLKRAAIKKLIEPEDVASLVVWLCSPHAGHITGASIPLDGGWTAA; via the coding sequence ATGACCAGCGATCTGGACGGGCGCACCGCCCTCGTCACCGGCGGTGCGAGCGGCATCGGCCTCGCCTGCGTCCGCGCTCTCGCCGCGGCCGGGGCGAAGGTGCACGTCGTCGACATCGACGAACACCGCACCGAGGCCGTCGCCTCCGAGGTGGGCGGCTGGGCGCACGTCGCCGACCTCACCGACCCCACCTCGATCGATGCCCTGCCCGCCGAAGTCGACGTCCTGGTCAACAACGCCGGGATCCAGCACGTCGCGCCCCTCGAAGACTTCCCGCCCGAGGTCTTCACGCGGATCCAGGCCCTGATGGTCACCGCTCCTTTCCTGCTCATCCGGCACACCCTCCCCGCGATGTACGCCCGGGGGTGGGGCCGGATCGTCAACATGTCGAGCGTCCACGGGCTGCGCGCCTCCGCCTTCAAAGCCGCTTACGTCGCTGCCAAACACGGCCTAGAAGGCCTGTCGAAGGTCGCCGCCCTGGAAGGCGCCGAACACGGCGTCACGAGCAATTGCGTGAACCCCGGGTACGTCCGCACTCCGCTGGTCGACGGGCAGATCGACGCCCAGGCCGCCGAGCACGACATCCCGCGTGAGGACGTCGTCGCCGAGGTCCTCCTCAAGCGGGCCGCGATCAAGAAGCTCATCGAACCCGAGGACGTCGCTTCCCTGGTGGTGTGGCTGTGCTCCCCGCACGCCGGCCACATCACCGGGGCCTCCATCCCGCTCGACGGCGGTTGGACCGCCGCTTAA